In Leptospira fletcheri, the genomic window AGCAAAAACCTATGAAGCTTCGGTTCGACATTGGTTGCCCATATTGGGTCTGGAGGAAAAGGATAGAGACAGGCTCCCTTCTTTTTTTTCCGGCGGAGAACTCCAAAGATTCGCTTTGCTCCGGGCATTGCTCTGTAGACCGAAGATTCTGCTTTTGGACGAAGCGACCTCGGCCCTGGATCCCATTCTGAATTCGGAGATTTTGTCGGCGTTGTCCGAATTGCGCGGGAAAGAAGGAGTTACGATCCTCTGGGTCACGCATAATATAAAATCCGCTTTTAAATATTGTTCCAGAATCGGAGTGATGGAAAAAGGAAGAATCGTAGAGGAAGGAACTCCCTCCGAGCTGCGTCGTCGTCCCCGGGAAGAGGAGACGCGACTGTTCGTAGCGTCTCTTCCCGGAGAAGGTCGAAAATAGTTTCAGAAATCTATGTGCTGTAGATTTTTTCTGTCCTTTTTGTCTTTGTACAATGCGAGCAGAATATCGATACGATAGATCGAAGATCGCAAACTAGTTTCAAGCAGTCGTAACGCGCGGATCTGATTTTCGAGAGACATTTCGTTCAGCAAAGTTCTTTCCGATTTTTCGAAAACTTCGTGAGTTACTTCGCTCTGTTTGAGGTCGCTCGGTTTAAAAATAATCTTTTTGTTCTCGAACATGACCTCGTAATAGATCCGTTTACTTTCGGAGGCCAAGGTGATGTCTTTCACCTTTCCCCCTTCGAACTGGAACATGATGTACTTGAGCAAGTTGCTCTCGTAACCGTCCTCCACTTGAAAGGGAATGTCCTCCGTGACGATGGTTTGGCGTTTCTCATATTCCGGTTTCAGAACGACGAGAATCTCGTGCTTGCGTTCCAAATCCTTCAGTCTTTCTCCGATAGTCGCTTCGAGACTACCGATGATTTTTCGTAAAGATTTGGTGTATTCGCTGCTTTCGTCCTGGAATACGTCCGACTGGCTGACCTTTTGTTTTTCTTGGGCCAAGAGCGGAGTTAGAAATAAGAGGGCCGCCAATGCGAAAAGCCTGGTTTGGTTTTTCATCGGTTCCTCCGGCTTCAAGAATGCTCTATTTCCTTGCGAATGCCAAGCCTTTTTCGGGTCGGAGTTTATTGTTCCTTTTCCGATTCCTCGTCCAACGCTTTGATTTCCGCGAAGCGTTTGGCGAGATCTCTCCTTCTCTCTATGATTTTGAGCGAAAATTCGGTAAAGAACGGATCGTTGGGGTATTTCAGTAATTCCTCGTATTCCTTCGCGGCCGTGACATAATCGCCTATGCGGCCGGCAGTCTCCGCGAAATAAAAATGGAATTTCTTGTTATACGAGCGCTTGTTTCCTTGTTCGTCGTGGAGGTCGGTGTTCCTGAAAATTTTGTACGCGTAGTAATCTCTTCCACCCAAGATCTCCAATCGGGCTAGGCCTAGCTTTGCGTCCGGACTGTTCTCGTCTATTTTGAGCGCCCTTTGGATGTAGATTTTCGCACGATTCTTGAGATCCGTTTTTATGTAATGTTCCGCGAGAAGGATCAGAGCTTCCGTATGGAATTGGTTCCGTTCCACGGCTTTTTTATAGGAAATCACCGCCGGAATAGGTTCGTTTAATAATTCGTAAAGTACTCCGGCATGAAGGTAGGTCCTATAATATTGCGGGACTTCCGCGAACGCGTATTCGAATTGCAGGACGGCCTTTTGGTAGTTTTTTTCCAGATGGTAGGCTCTGCCCAAATTATAACGGAAGGCGAAAAACGAAGGGTCGAATCGGACTCCGGACTCCAACATGCGAACGGCGAGTTTTCTTTTTTCAGGATCCGCGGTTTGCAGGATACGGACCGCTTCGTTATTGAATAGTCCGCAGTTTTCGATCCTTTGTCCGTCGAATTCGAAGGATCCTTTGGAACCGGGAGGATCTCCTTTCCAATTTCTTCCGGCTGCAAGGATAAAGTCCTGGTCCGTACGGAGAAGGCTTCCGTCCTCGTAGAATTCCGGATCCAGGAGATCGTTTTCTCCCCAGAGAATTCCGGCGTATTCCTTGCCGCCGATTTTAAATTGGGCCGAAAGTCCGACGGTCGCGCAAAGGGCAAAGGCGGTGCAAGACCATAAGCCGAAATTTATGCCTTGTAAAATCGCTTTTCGGACCCAAATTGTCCCCATTGGCTGCTTCACAAACACCCGTTCCCGTTCTGGAATGTTCGGGCCTTTTTTATACTATCGGACGAAAGTCCGTACTCAAGAACGTTTCCTTTTCCGTTTTTCCCGGAGAGGCGTTGCTTGTACGGGGGAGGAACGGAGCGGGAAAAACGACTCTTTTGAAGTCGGTCCTGCATCACGGGAAGTTTTCGGCAGAATTTCGATTTCGTAAGGGGCCGAAGCCCAAAATCTCCTATTTGGGTCACGAACTGGGTCTGTATACGACCTTGAGTTTAGAGGAGAATTTGGAATACTTTCGGGGAATTTCAGGTACGTTTCGGGATCCGATCTGGATCGAGACCTGGCTGAAACATTTTCGCCTTTGGACTCGGAGAATGGATCCGGTTTCCTCCTTTTCTAGGGGGATGAAGCAGAAAGCCGCTTTGGTCCGCGCCCTAGCTCCGATTTCCGACCTGTATTTGTTGGACGAACCTTTGACAGCTTTGGATGGGGAAGGCGCTGCGGCAGCCGTTTCCCTTTTGGAGAGCGTTTGCAGCGAATCCGCGATGATGCTCGTGACTCACGACCCGAATTTCGCTTTGAAAGTCAAAACGAGGGTTCTGGATTTGGGGGAAAATTCCCGTTGAAATCCTTTCTCTCTTTGCTGAAAAAAGAACTTCGTTTAATGGGAAGGGCGAGTAACGGAATCCTTTCCTTAGTGGTTCTGGTTTCCGCCATGGTCTTTCTATTTCACTTCGCGCTGGAAAGGAACGGAAAAATGGACCGTGTCACTCTGATCGGATTGAAATGGGCTGTTTTATTCGTGGCTTCCTTCGTTCTCATCGGGCAATTCACTTGGGAGGAAAGGGAAGCAGGAGGCGGTACCGCGAGTCGTCTTTTCTTGCCGGCGTGGGTCCTGTTCCTGTCCAAATCCTTTTTGGTGTTCTTAGCTCTCTCCGGGACAGGGATTTATCTTTTAGGTCTATTCGCACTCTTCTTTGCGGCGTTTCCCTGGGAAGTTGCGGAGTTCGGAAAGCAATTGGTCTTTTTTCTGCCTGGAATTCTTTCTCTTTCTTTTTTGGGAGTGGCTCTTTCCCACGTCAGCCTTTCCTCGCGTTTGAAGGAAATTCTATTGCCTCTTCTGCTTGTTCCTTTCTCGGTTCCGATCTTCCTGTACGGAATGGAGGCCGAAAGGAAACTCGTGTCCCAGTCCTTCTTTGCTCTGAAAGGATCCTTGGGTCTCTTGCTTGCGTTCTCGGTTTTTTATGCGTCCCTCGGCGCTCTGCTCGTAGAAATGACGTCCGACGACGAGTAATTCTACTTGATTCCAAGGAAAGGCTCAAACAAGCTCCATAGCGTATGCATGTTCGCCTTTCTCATCCTATTGGAGATTGGATTTTAGGTTCGGTTTTCGCGGTTTTTTTTCCTTTTTCGGTTTTGCTCGGCCTTTTTTATCCCGCGGTGATTCTGGACCAGGGAGTTTCGCATCGGATTTTTTATTTTCACGTGCCTGTCGCCTGGGTTGCTCTTTACGGTCCTGTGATTTCCTCGGTTTGCGCCGTCATCTATCTTTGGAAGAAGGCTCCGATTTGGGACACTCTATCTCTTTCCGCGAATAAGATTTCCCTTTTGTTCGCCGCAGGAGTTCTTTTTTCCGGTCCGATCTGGGCTTACAGCGCTTGGGGCACTCCTTGGGATTTTACCGACGCCCGTTTGCAGTCCTTTTTCGTTCTGGTCTTGAGTCTGGTTGCGTATTTTCTATTGCGCGGCTTGGTTTTGGATCCCGGGAAAAAAAGGATTTTTTCCGCGTTCTTAAGTCTGATCTGCACTGCGAACGCCATTATGACTTGGGGGGCGATCCGTTGGGTGGAAAATCCCGGAAATCATCCGGAATCCGTTTTGGGAAAGGGGGGAATGGACCCGGACATGAAAAGCGCGTTTTGGGCAGGCGTTTTAGGGTATCATGTTCTTTTTCTCGTCTTGTACCGCCTGGTTTATAGATTGGATAAATCCTTGGCCGCGAGAGAAGATCTCGTTTTGGACGAGGATTGAAAGGAAAGAGAGAAGGTTCTTTTTTATCGGACGAAGCGTAAATTTCCGAACTTCTTGAAAAACGATCTTTAGAAAAATAGTTTATCCAGTATGGCAACGTTACCGAGCGGCGAAAGTATTTTGAAATATTCCGATTATTCGGTTCTGGCCGTCGACGACTCCGATATCAATCTGAAACTTCTGGTCCATACTTTGAAGCCTCTCGGTTTTCAGGTTTTGACCGCGATCAATACGGAAGAGGCCCGCGCCATCTTGGCTACGAATCATGTGGACGTGCTATTGCTGGACGTGAGTATGCCGGGCCAAGACGGATTTTCGTTCTGCAAAGAACTTCGGGAGATCGATCGGTTTAAACTTCTGCCGATCCTATTCATTACCGCCTACAATAGGGAAATCGGTTTCGACGAAGCCATTACCCACGGAGGCGACGATTTTCTGCATAAGCCTTTTCAACCTCGGGAATTGGTGGCAAAGATTCGCGCATTTATTCGGATCAAGAATCTTCAAGACGAACTCATGCAGCAGAAGAAAAAGTATGAGAAAGAACTTGTGATGGCTCGCAGAGTGCAGCAGGAGTTGGTGCCGGAAAAGTCCTTGGATTGGAATCACCTGCATGTGAGTTCCATCTTCCACCCTTTGATGCAGATCGGCGGGGATTTTATAGACGCTTGGGTGGAAGACGATAATCTTCATTTGTTCATCGCCGATTGTTCCGGGCATGGACCGTCCGCGGCATTGCTTTCGGCAATGGTAAAGATGCAGGTTTCTAATCTTAGCAAAATCACCGGTTTGAAGGAAAAGGTATCGAATCTAAGGGCCCAATTGGAAAAGATCCTGCCTGAAGATTTTTCCATCACGTTCTTTTACGGAATTTTAAATAAGAATCGAACACTGGAATATGCAAACGGAGGACATCCTCCTCCCTTGTTGTACCGTAGCGGCTCGGTGGAAGAATTGTCCGGCATGGGACCGCTGATCATTCCTCTGGACTTGGGCACGGAAGACGAGTTTCGGACGATACCTTTCGAACCGGGTTCTTCTTTGCTGTTTTATACGGATGGCGCTACCGAGATCACGGATGAAAATTATAATATTCTGGGAGAAGAGAATCTTAAAAGGATTTTTAGAGAGGCCGTGGAATCCGATCAAGATATTCTGAATTTCTGTCTGGATAAAATTCTGATGCATTCCAACCGATTGACTCACGACGACGATATCGCCTTGATGGTGGTGAAAGGATGATGACTCTTCCGAAGCCGAATTATACGGGAAAAGTCCGGGACGTTTTCGATCTAGGAAACGAATTAATCTTGGTATCTACGGACAGAGTTTCCGCTTTCGATGTGGTATTCCGGCAGACAGTTCCGGACAAAGGAAAGATTCTAAACCGCATCTCGGCCGAATGGTTTCGAACCTTCCGGGATATACCGAATCATGTGATCTCTACGGATATTTCCTCCTTTCCCGAACCGTTCCGGAATCGTCCGGAATTGGATGGGAGATCGATTCTGGTAAAAAAATGTCGGCGAATCGATTTCGAATGTGTGGTCCGAGGTTATTTGTCCGGATCCGGTTGGAAGGAATACAAAGAAAACGGAACTCTCGCGTTCAAAAAACTTCCTTCCGGCATGTCCGAATCCGAAAAGCTGCCCGAACCGGTTTTTACTCCCGCGATCAAAAACGATTCCGGACACGATGAAAACGTCTCCGAAAAGCGTATGGAAGAAGAACTAGGAACGGATCTCTTTCGGATTCTAAAGGAAAAATCGATTTCCATTTATAGCCGAGCGGCCGAATTGGTAGGGAAGGCGGGCATTCTTCTCTGCGACACTAAATTCGAGTTCGGGATTCTGGACGGTCAGGTCATTCTCATCGACGAAATTCTTACTCCGGATTCTTCCCGTTATTGGTCCGCAGAGACGTACCGAAAAGGAACGACTCCTCCAAGTATGGATAAGCAGATTTTACGGAATTATTTGGAAAAGTCCGGCTGGAACAAACAGCCGCCAGCTCCCGATTTACCTGAAAATCTGATTTCGGAGCTCGCCGCAGCTTACCAGCAAATACAGGATCGGCTTTTGCAATGTTTATCGCAAGAATCAACGTAACTTTAAAGGAATCCGTTCTGGATCCTCAGGGTAGTACCGTACAGGGAACTCTTCACGAATTAGGAGAATCTTCGGTGCAAGATGTTCGGGTGGGAAAATATATAGAAGTAAAATTGGATTCTCCCGATATCGCTTCCGCACAGAAAATCGTGGATCGCATTTGCGAAAAACTATTGGTAAATCACGTGATAGAGACGTATCGCTCGGAGATCATACCCGCATGAGAGTTGCGGTAGTAACGTTTCCCGGCTCCAACTGCGATAACGACATCGTCTCCGTATTAAAAAATTTTTATTCCGCTCAAGTCGATAAGATCTGGCATAAAGATCAATTTTCCGTAAAATACGATTTAGTGATTCTGCCGGGCGGGTTTTCTTACGGAGATTACCTTCGGTCTGGGGCAATGGCGGCCTTTTCACCCGTGATGCAATCCGTAAAAGAGCATGTGGGTCGCGGCGGAAAACTTTTCGGAATCTGTAACGGCTTTCAGATTCTTGCCGAGGCGGGCTACCTTCCGGGCGCTTTGATCCGGAATCGAAACCTAAAATACGTCTGTAGGACGGTCGGTCTAAAAAAGGGCTCCGATTCGAATCGGATCAGCGGAAAATTGCCTGACGATCGGATATTGAGAGTTCCGGTTGCCCACGGAGACGGTTGCTATTTCGCATCCTCCGAGGTTCGGAAACAATTAAAGGAAGAGGGAAGGATTCTCTTTTTGTACTCGGGCGGAAATCCGAACGGAAGTTTGGACGACATCGCCGGAATTTGTTCCTCCGATTTTAAGGTGACTGGAATGATGCCTCACCCGGAGCGAGCGATGAACGAGGTTACCGGCGAAATGGACGGAAAGGTCGTACTAGATTTGATTTTGGGGATTTGAGGATCGCTCCGGTTCGGCACGTTTGTGAGCGATTGCCGCTTTTTTTGCAGGAGTTCCTACAAGAAATTTGCAAAAAAACATTCTTGTCGAAACGATAAAATTTTGATAGGTGGTTGGAAGTCGCGCTTCGAGCGGGGTACCACCGCACCGGCCCCCACCCAAAGGAGGGCGGGGCTACCTTAATAATATCCGCCCTCGCTTAACCCAATTCCTCTTCCCAGATTGCGATTCCGTCTTTTATCGTTTCCTTCTTTCCCTTATTTTTGATCCAGCCGGATACGGTATATATCGTTTTTCTAAATTTATGGGATCCCCAAGTGGTAGGTCTGGAAAAACTGGCTTCGACACTCGGTTCCAATGCCAGTTCGAACCGGGAATTTTCTCCGACTAAAATCCTGCTCTTACCGCGCATTTTTTGTTCGAACGGCAGGGAGGTTTCCCAGGAGCCGTCTTTCCACAAGAAGACGCTCGGGTCCTGGGATTCGTAGAGATGAATCTTCTTCTTTCCGGAAGTACGAGCATAAATCCGATTTTCTAGCGGAAAAGCGAAACTGGAATATCCTTTGGCGACGGAATAGGCGAGGGTTTCGTTCTCCATATCGAAGGATAGGTCGTTCCAGGACAACTGTCCCTGTACGGACAAATCGGGAGAATGAGTGATAAAATACCAATCTTTTCCGGAAGGAAGAATCGCGGAATAGGGAAGGGATTTATTTTTGTCGCCAATGCCGACTAACGCATCCAATTGAAAATTGAGATCTTTTTCCCAAACGGCCGAATGGGTATAACCTTGTCGAATCGTATCGTCCAATCTGAAATTAAACCGATAATTGTCCTTCGTAAAGCTCCAATATCCGTCGCGAAACGTACCCTGTCGTAAAAAGGAAGAATTTCCTTTTTCGGAAATTTGAGTCTCTCGGACCGTTCCGTTCTTTTTATTCCACAGAAAGAGGCTTGCGCCGGACCGAAGAAGAGTTCGATACAAACGAAGCTCCAGAAAAATATCCTGATTAATGATATCTACGAGAACGGAATCCACGGAACGAATTTTTGATAGAAGACCGCTTTTGTATTCTCTCGAGTTGTCTACGAGAATGGTCCCGGAATACGTTCCAAAAAGAGGTTCCAACGTGGAAGGATGGAGCAAGGATCCGACAGATTCTTTCATGAAAAATTTTTCAACTATTCCTCGTTAGTTTAGCTTATTAGACCTTCGCAGGTTCTACACCGAACGGATTAGGTCATTTTTGTTTTTAGACGCGCTGAAAAGAAACGATTCTACTTGCGTCTGCGTATTCAATGAAAAAACACGGAAATTTTCCTTCCTTTCGCCCTTTTCTGTAATGCTCCAAAAAGGAAATATGCTTGTAGATACCTTTCCTTCAGGTTGTAGTTGTGCAGGAACTCCTCATGCTTGTGGAACAAGAGTACCATCAAATTCTCTCGTTGGGCGAAGGATACTATTCTCCCCATTACCAGCCAATTCTGGACGTAGGGAATCGGAATATTATCGGATATGAGGTTCTCGGTAGGGCGCTGGCTCCGGAATCGCAAGAATACCATTCTCTCGGCTATCATTTTCATAATCCGGAAACCGACA contains:
- a CDS encoding heme exporter protein CcmB — its product is MKSFLSLLKKELRLMGRASNGILSLVVLVSAMVFLFHFALERNGKMDRVTLIGLKWAVLFVASFVLIGQFTWEEREAGGGTASRLFLPAWVLFLSKSFLVFLALSGTGIYLLGLFALFFAAFPWEVAEFGKQLVFFLPGILSLSFLGVALSHVSLSSRLKEILLPLLLVPFSVPIFLYGMEAERKLVSQSFFALKGSLGLLLAFSVFYASLGALLVEMTSDDE
- the purS gene encoding phosphoribosylformylglycinamidine synthase subunit PurS; the encoded protein is MFIARINVTLKESVLDPQGSTVQGTLHELGESSVQDVRVGKYIEVKLDSPDIASAQKIVDRICEKLLVNHVIETYRSEIIPA
- the ccsA gene encoding cytochrome c biogenesis protein, yielding MHVRLSHPIGDWILGSVFAVFFPFSVLLGLFYPAVILDQGVSHRIFYFHVPVAWVALYGPVISSVCAVIYLWKKAPIWDTLSLSANKISLLFAAGVLFSGPIWAYSAWGTPWDFTDARLQSFFVLVLSLVAYFLLRGLVLDPGKKRIFSAFLSLICTANAIMTWGAIRWVENPGNHPESVLGKGGMDPDMKSAFWAGVLGYHVLFLVLYRLVYRLDKSLAAREDLVLDED
- a CDS encoding ABC transporter ATP-binding protein; the protein is MAASQTPVPVLECSGLFYTIGRKSVLKNVSFSVFPGEALLVRGRNGAGKTTLLKSVLHHGKFSAEFRFRKGPKPKISYLGHELGLYTTLSLEENLEYFRGISGTFRDPIWIETWLKHFRLWTRRMDPVSSFSRGMKQKAALVRALAPISDLYLLDEPLTALDGEGAAAAVSLLESVCSESAMMLVTHDPNFALKVKTRVLDLGENSR
- a CDS encoding phosphoribosylaminoimidazolesuccinocarboxamide synthase, translated to MMTLPKPNYTGKVRDVFDLGNELILVSTDRVSAFDVVFRQTVPDKGKILNRISAEWFRTFRDIPNHVISTDISSFPEPFRNRPELDGRSILVKKCRRIDFECVVRGYLSGSGWKEYKENGTLAFKKLPSGMSESEKLPEPVFTPAIKNDSGHDENVSEKRMEEELGTDLFRILKEKSISIYSRAAELVGKAGILLCDTKFEFGILDGQVILIDEILTPDSSRYWSAETYRKGTTPPSMDKQILRNYLEKSGWNKQPPAPDLPENLISELAAAYQQIQDRLLQCLSQEST
- a CDS encoding ABC transporter ATP-binding protein — protein: MEAPDSFSETALEAFGLSIKTTEKTLVKDVFLKIPKGEFYALLGRSGSGKSTFLKGILGLPFPSSWKLDGTILFFGRPKSTFPPRDIQPVFQDPVLSFNPTWTLEKSLSEPLRIFQEAKTYEASVRHWLPILGLEEKDRDRLPSFFSGGELQRFALLRALLCRPKILLLDEATSALDPILNSEILSALSELRGKEGVTILWVTHNIKSAFKYCSRIGVMEKGRIVEEGTPSELRRRPREEETRLFVASLPGEGRK
- a CDS encoding PP2C family protein-serine/threonine phosphatase, translated to MATLPSGESILKYSDYSVLAVDDSDINLKLLVHTLKPLGFQVLTAINTEEARAILATNHVDVLLLDVSMPGQDGFSFCKELREIDRFKLLPILFITAYNREIGFDEAITHGGDDFLHKPFQPRELVAKIRAFIRIKNLQDELMQQKKKYEKELVMARRVQQELVPEKSLDWNHLHVSSIFHPLMQIGGDFIDAWVEDDNLHLFIADCSGHGPSAALLSAMVKMQVSNLSKITGLKEKVSNLRAQLEKILPEDFSITFFYGILNKNRTLEYANGGHPPPLLYRSGSVEELSGMGPLIIPLDLGTEDEFRTIPFEPGSSLLFYTDGATEITDENYNILGEENLKRIFREAVESDQDILNFCLDKILMHSNRLTHDDDIALMVVKG
- a CDS encoding tetratricopeptide repeat protein codes for the protein MGTIWVRKAILQGINFGLWSCTAFALCATVGLSAQFKIGGKEYAGILWGENDLLDPEFYEDGSLLRTDQDFILAAGRNWKGDPPGSKGSFEFDGQRIENCGLFNNEAVRILQTADPEKRKLAVRMLESGVRFDPSFFAFRYNLGRAYHLEKNYQKAVLQFEYAFAEVPQYYRTYLHAGVLYELLNEPIPAVISYKKAVERNQFHTEALILLAEHYIKTDLKNRAKIYIQRALKIDENSPDAKLGLARLEILGGRDYYAYKIFRNTDLHDEQGNKRSYNKKFHFYFAETAGRIGDYVTAAKEYEELLKYPNDPFFTEFSLKIIERRRDLAKRFAEIKALDEESEKEQ
- a CDS encoding DUF2804 domain-containing protein, translating into MKESVGSLLHPSTLEPLFGTYSGTILVDNSREYKSGLLSKIRSVDSVLVDIINQDIFLELRLYRTLLRSGASLFLWNKKNGTVRETQISEKGNSSFLRQGTFRDGYWSFTKDNYRFNFRLDDTIRQGYTHSAVWEKDLNFQLDALVGIGDKNKSLPYSAILPSGKDWYFITHSPDLSVQGQLSWNDLSFDMENETLAYSVAKGYSSFAFPLENRIYARTSGKKKIHLYESQDPSVFLWKDGSWETSLPFEQKMRGKSRILVGENSRFELALEPSVEASFSRPTTWGSHKFRKTIYTVSGWIKNKGKKETIKDGIAIWEEELG
- the purQ gene encoding phosphoribosylformylglycinamidine synthase subunit PurQ — encoded protein: MRVAVVTFPGSNCDNDIVSVLKNFYSAQVDKIWHKDQFSVKYDLVILPGGFSYGDYLRSGAMAAFSPVMQSVKEHVGRGGKLFGICNGFQILAEAGYLPGALIRNRNLKYVCRTVGLKKGSDSNRISGKLPDDRILRVPVAHGDGCYFASSEVRKQLKEEGRILFLYSGGNPNGSLDDIAGICSSDFKVTGMMPHPERAMNEVTGEMDGKVVLDLILGI